From Kineosporia succinea, the proteins below share one genomic window:
- a CDS encoding DUF6493 family protein, producing MSADWNVLREHLNRFRPDETEAFVVAVPEAERPALAKLLGAWVRSEMGEPRWTEDPRRSALPSVAVAAVALLPSSSAAATLLGRASLKMHWDFLPAHRMAAVAAARGVDWLPDLASRLALKLPRDPDETGWPGVAELIVVTGAPVPEHDTFVNGWAAWLRRPTWGRVWPEAVPERVTTMCGRLLEGPFLPVLLPRVFEINGTGLLLAQPEAEVAASLVALAGADRLERGELLDGCLMRLAQPDRPGALRFFTQLHDLLRPTEKELAERAYDYADLAAAAPSPIAAFALRHLRTLLDAGLLDTDVLLGVAPTVLERSEKGTVRAMITLLDRAVSESPQRAGDITAVLAATFGSPVYDVAEKALGVVLRRLKRLDAAELGVVSEQAALLPPDLREKARAAGLVPAGAPESPAETPELTLPVAEFEPWPEPIADLAGLKAALEGQLELSGWVAREHIMEAVVRLGARYPDEVRELQRVLWSLANGVHGFWGRAGYWAADWNVGQAEFLRKASWPYDPLMLTLSEQVHRVERFVANRDALLRGEMLPHLQTWSDYPHRVVLLRMAEAGLGLAGQLPDHDGPAPELLLATPTDRSGRLSAEVLLQRLRRAEADGWQPWPLDLEQALLRLPRHVDGEVRKAASGLTSPAGLRFAAWLEAGPLPAPEQRVGGGVRAREGSYRAAEGRPGGVRVVDIEPSGELRSGLHRALFRIEHNQPPFTRSWVGAPPPADVFPDHREVISAWALTDIEAVREGRAIDLLPAGPDLDEPAGAATSLLIAYHLGSDSAAGRAAGVDAVLGLVAAGQLDGAVLGEQLGALIADGPVVGSRVYPELAEAARAGAAREIWPVLVAMLPYVLDGRPAGLPDLLALAADLAGRFSDGGPVPGLDAVADRPGSGKAVQQARRLRAAIEQRKAAQP from the coding sequence ATGAGCGCCGACTGGAACGTGCTGCGTGAGCACCTGAACCGGTTCCGGCCCGACGAGACCGAGGCGTTCGTCGTCGCGGTGCCCGAGGCCGAGCGCCCGGCGCTGGCCAAACTGCTCGGGGCCTGGGTGCGTTCGGAGATGGGCGAGCCCCGGTGGACCGAAGACCCGAGGCGTTCGGCGCTGCCCTCGGTGGCCGTGGCGGCGGTGGCTCTGCTGCCGTCGTCGTCGGCTGCGGCCACGCTGCTGGGCCGGGCCTCCCTGAAGATGCACTGGGACTTCCTGCCCGCCCACCGGATGGCCGCCGTCGCCGCCGCCCGCGGTGTCGACTGGCTGCCCGACCTGGCCTCACGGCTGGCGCTGAAGCTGCCGCGCGACCCGGACGAGACCGGCTGGCCGGGCGTCGCCGAACTGATCGTGGTCACCGGGGCGCCGGTGCCCGAGCACGACACGTTCGTCAACGGCTGGGCCGCGTGGCTGCGCCGGCCGACCTGGGGGCGGGTCTGGCCCGAGGCGGTGCCGGAGCGCGTCACCACGATGTGCGGGCGCCTGCTCGAGGGGCCGTTCCTGCCCGTGCTGCTGCCGCGGGTGTTCGAGATCAACGGCACCGGGCTGCTTCTCGCCCAGCCCGAGGCCGAGGTGGCGGCATCGCTGGTGGCGCTGGCCGGGGCCGATCGCCTCGAGCGGGGCGAACTGCTCGACGGGTGCCTGATGCGGCTGGCGCAGCCCGACCGCCCGGGGGCGCTGCGGTTCTTCACCCAGCTCCACGACCTGTTGCGGCCCACCGAGAAGGAGCTGGCCGAGCGGGCCTACGACTACGCCGACCTGGCCGCGGCGGCCCCGTCGCCGATCGCCGCGTTCGCGCTGCGGCACCTGCGCACGCTGCTCGACGCCGGGCTGCTCGACACCGACGTGCTGCTGGGAGTGGCGCCCACGGTGCTCGAGCGGTCCGAGAAGGGCACGGTGCGAGCGATGATCACGCTGCTCGACCGGGCGGTGAGTGAGAGCCCGCAGCGGGCGGGCGACATCACGGCCGTGCTGGCGGCGACGTTCGGGTCGCCGGTCTACGACGTGGCCGAGAAGGCGCTCGGGGTGGTGCTACGGCGGCTGAAGCGGCTCGACGCGGCCGAGCTCGGCGTCGTCTCCGAGCAGGCCGCACTGCTGCCGCCCGACCTGCGCGAGAAGGCCCGGGCCGCCGGGCTGGTCCCGGCCGGAGCTCCGGAGTCTCCCGCAGAGACTCCGGAGCTGACGCTGCCGGTGGCCGAGTTCGAGCCCTGGCCGGAGCCGATCGCCGATCTGGCCGGGTTGAAGGCCGCTCTGGAGGGGCAGCTGGAGCTGTCCGGGTGGGTGGCCCGGGAGCACATCATGGAGGCGGTGGTCCGGCTCGGCGCGCGGTATCCCGACGAGGTGCGTGAACTGCAGCGAGTGCTCTGGTCACTGGCGAACGGGGTGCACGGGTTCTGGGGCCGGGCAGGCTACTGGGCCGCCGACTGGAACGTCGGCCAGGCGGAGTTCCTCCGCAAGGCCTCGTGGCCGTACGACCCGCTGATGCTGACGCTGTCCGAGCAGGTTCACCGCGTCGAGAGATTCGTGGCGAACCGAGATGCGCTGCTGCGCGGGGAGATGCTCCCGCACCTGCAGACGTGGTCCGACTACCCGCACCGGGTGGTGCTGCTGCGCATGGCCGAGGCCGGCCTGGGCCTGGCCGGTCAGCTGCCCGACCATGACGGGCCCGCACCGGAGCTCCTGCTGGCCACGCCCACCGACCGGTCGGGCCGGCTGTCCGCCGAGGTGCTGCTGCAGCGGTTGCGTCGGGCCGAGGCCGACGGGTGGCAGCCGTGGCCGCTCGACCTGGAGCAGGCGCTGCTGCGATTGCCCCGGCACGTCGACGGCGAGGTCCGGAAAGCCGCATCGGGCCTGACGTCTCCCGCCGGCCTACGGTTCGCGGCCTGGCTGGAGGCCGGGCCGCTGCCCGCCCCGGAGCAGCGGGTGGGGGGCGGTGTGCGCGCTCGCGAGGGCAGCTACCGCGCGGCCGAGGGCCGGCCCGGGGGAGTGCGCGTGGTCGACATCGAACCCTCGGGCGAGCTGCGGTCCGGCCTGCACCGGGCGCTCTTCCGGATCGAGCACAACCAGCCGCCGTTCACCCGTAGCTGGGTGGGGGCGCCGCCGCCGGCCGACGTCTTTCCCGACCACCGCGAGGTCATCTCGGCCTGGGCTCTCACCGACATCGAGGCGGTGCGCGAGGGCCGGGCGATCGACCTGCTGCCCGCGGGGCCGGATCTCGACGAACCGGCGGGCGCGGCCACCTCCCTCCTGATCGCCTACCACCTGGGCTCCGACAGTGCCGCGGGTCGTGCGGCCGGGGTCGACGCGGTACTCGGCCTGGTCGCGGCCGGGCAACTCGACGGCGCGGTGCTGGGCGAGCAGCTCGGTGCGCTGATCGCCGACGGTCCGGTCGTCGGCAGCCGGGTCTACCCGGAGCTGGCCGAGGCGGCGAGAGCCGGTGCGGCCCGGGAGATCTGGCCGGTGCTGGTCGCGATGCTGCCCTACGTGCTCGACGGTCGTCCGGCGGGCCTGCCCGATCTGCTGGCCCTGGCCGCGGATCTGGCCGGGCGGTTCTCCGACGGCGGCCCGGTCCCCGGGCTCGACGCGGTCGCCGACCGCCCCGGTTCGGGCAAGGCGGTGCAGCAGGCGCGGCGGCTGCGGGCGGCGATCGAGCAGCGCAAGGCCGCGCAGCCGTGA
- a CDS encoding TIGR03960 family B12-binding radical SAM protein, with translation MRTDTSAVDSVFDRLESLLPFVSKPIQYVGGELNSTIKEWDVAGPQTVRWALMYPDAYEVGLPNQGTMILYEVLNERPDALAERTYAVWPDLEKLMREHGVPQFTVDAHRPVGAFDVLGLSFSTELGYTNMLTALDLAGIPLEASERTVDHPIVLAGGHAAFNPEPIADFIDAAVLGDGEQAVGIITDVIREWKEEGSPGGREELLFRLSGTGGVYVPSLYDVTYSADGTIQRVLPNRAGVPYRVSKHTVMDLDEWPYPKKPLVPVAESVHERMSVEIFRGCTRGCRFCQAGMITRPVRERSIEGIGAMVDAGLKATGFEEVGLLSLSSADHSEIADVTKQLADRYDGTNTGLSLPSTRVDAFNIDLAQELSRNGRRSGLTFAPEGGSERIRKVINKMVTEDDLVRTVAAAYGAGWRQVKLYFMCGLPTETDEDVLQIAELAKRVIQTGREVSGTKDIRCTVSIGGFVPKPHTPFQWVGQTEPDVIDARLAKLREAIRSDKRYGRAIGFRYHDGKPGQVEGLLSRGDRRVGRVIKAVWEDGGRFDGWSEHFSYDRWMASAEKALAGSEVDVAWYTTRERGRNEVLPWDHLDSGLDKDWLWEDWQDALDEDEVEDCRWTPCFDCGVCPQMNTEIQIGPTGRSLLPLAVVPSQGQINVGIQTHTHTHTPIAGPVS, from the coding sequence ATGCGTACGGACACCAGCGCGGTGGACTCGGTCTTCGACAGGCTTGAGTCCCTGCTGCCCTTCGTCTCCAAGCCGATTCAGTACGTCGGCGGCGAGCTGAACTCCACGATCAAGGAGTGGGACGTCGCCGGGCCGCAGACGGTTCGCTGGGCCCTCATGTACCCGGACGCGTACGAGGTCGGTCTGCCCAACCAGGGCACCATGATCCTCTACGAAGTCCTGAACGAGCGGCCCGACGCCCTTGCGGAGCGCACCTACGCGGTGTGGCCCGACCTCGAGAAGCTGATGCGTGAGCACGGCGTCCCTCAGTTCACCGTCGACGCCCACCGCCCGGTGGGCGCGTTCGACGTGCTCGGCCTGTCGTTCTCGACCGAGCTGGGCTACACGAACATGCTCACCGCGCTCGACCTGGCGGGCATCCCGCTCGAGGCCTCCGAGCGCACCGTCGACCACCCGATCGTGCTCGCCGGCGGCCACGCGGCCTTCAACCCCGAGCCGATCGCCGACTTCATCGACGCCGCCGTGCTCGGCGACGGCGAGCAGGCCGTGGGCATCATCACCGACGTGATCCGCGAGTGGAAGGAGGAGGGCAGCCCGGGCGGGCGCGAAGAGCTCCTCTTCCGTCTCTCCGGCACCGGGGGTGTCTACGTGCCGTCGCTGTACGACGTCACGTACTCCGCCGACGGCACCATCCAGCGGGTCCTGCCGAACCGGGCCGGCGTGCCCTACCGGGTCAGCAAGCACACCGTCATGGACCTCGACGAGTGGCCCTACCCGAAGAAGCCGCTGGTCCCGGTGGCCGAGAGCGTGCACGAGCGGATGAGCGTGGAGATCTTCCGCGGCTGCACCCGGGGCTGCCGTTTCTGCCAGGCCGGCATGATCACCCGCCCGGTGCGCGAGCGCTCCATCGAGGGCATCGGCGCCATGGTGGACGCGGGTCTCAAGGCCACCGGTTTCGAGGAGGTGGGCCTGCTGAGCCTCTCCTCGGCCGACCACTCCGAGATCGCCGACGTCACCAAGCAGCTCGCCGACCGCTACGACGGCACCAACACCGGTCTCTCGCTGCCCAGCACCCGGGTCGACGCGTTCAACATCGACCTGGCCCAGGAACTCTCCCGCAACGGGCGGCGTTCCGGCCTGACCTTCGCCCCCGAGGGCGGCAGCGAGCGCATCCGCAAGGTCATCAACAAGATGGTCACCGAAGACGACCTGGTGCGCACCGTGGCCGCGGCCTACGGCGCCGGCTGGCGTCAGGTGAAGCTGTACTTCATGTGCGGCCTCCCCACCGAGACCGACGAAGACGTCCTGCAGATCGCCGAGCTGGCCAAGCGGGTCATCCAGACCGGCCGCGAGGTCTCCGGCACGAAAGACATCCGCTGCACCGTCAGCATCGGCGGCTTCGTGCCCAAGCCGCACACGCCGTTCCAGTGGGTCGGCCAGACCGAACCCGACGTCATCGACGCCCGGCTGGCCAAGCTGCGCGAGGCGATCCGCTCGGACAAGCGCTACGGCCGCGCCATCGGCTTCCGCTACCACGACGGCAAGCCCGGCCAGGTCGAGGGCCTGCTCTCGCGCGGCGACCGCCGCGTCGGCCGCGTGATCAAGGCCGTCTGGGAAGACGGCGGCCGCTTCGACGGCTGGAGCGAGCACTTCTCCTACGACCGCTGGATGGCCTCGGCCGAGAAGGCCCTGGCCGGGTCCGAGGTCGACGTCGCCTGGTACACCACCCGCGAGCGCGGCCGTAACGAGGTCCTGCCCTGGGACCACCTCGACTCCGGCCTCGACAAGGACTGGCTCTGGGAGGACTGGCAGGACGCCCTCGACGAGGACGAGGTCGAGGACTGCCGCTGGACCCCCTGCTTCGACTGCGGCGTCTGCCCGCAGATGAACACCGAGATCCAGATCGGCCCGACCGGGCGCTCGCTGCTCCCGCTCGCGGTCGTGCCCTCGCAGGGCCAGATCAACGTGGGCATCCAGACGCACACCCACACGCACACCCCGATCGCCGGGCCGGTGTCCTGA
- a CDS encoding TIGR03936 family radical SAM-associated protein, with protein MARQPEGPPPPPVVQKLRLRYAKRGRLRFSSHRDFQRALERAVRRAAIPMAYSAGFHPHPRISYANAAPTGTASEAEYIEIALAARVDPDELRASLDSALPDGLDILDVVEVTAPGQLADRLQASVWQIELFADTPGDEAAEANDVRVRDVVERFLTAERVEVQRMTKNGLRTFDAREAVLRIEVEPSVTSRPGNGCAILSLVVRHNTPAVRPDDVLSAFRAVADFAPPSPPRVTRLAQGLLDADDGSVTDPLVPDRDAAGA; from the coding sequence ATGGCACGTCAGCCCGAGGGCCCGCCGCCGCCCCCCGTCGTGCAGAAGCTCCGCCTCCGGTACGCCAAGCGGGGCCGCCTGCGGTTCTCGAGCCACCGCGACTTCCAGCGGGCGCTGGAGCGGGCGGTGCGCCGGGCCGCGATCCCGATGGCCTACTCGGCCGGCTTCCACCCGCACCCGCGCATCTCCTACGCCAACGCCGCCCCCACCGGCACCGCCAGTGAGGCCGAGTACATCGAGATCGCGCTCGCGGCCCGGGTCGACCCGGACGAGCTGCGGGCCTCGCTCGACTCCGCTCTGCCCGACGGGCTGGACATTCTCGACGTGGTCGAGGTGACCGCTCCGGGGCAGCTGGCCGACCGTCTGCAGGCCTCGGTCTGGCAGATCGAGCTCTTCGCCGACACGCCCGGCGACGAGGCCGCTGAGGCGAACGACGTGCGCGTGCGCGACGTGGTGGAGCGCTTCCTCACGGCCGAGCGGGTCGAGGTGCAGCGGATGACCAAGAACGGGCTGAGGACGTTCGACGCCCGGGAAGCGGTCCTCCGGATCGAAGTGGAGCCTAGTGTCACATCAAGACCCGGTAACGGTTGTGCGATACTGAGCTTGGTCGTGCGGCACAACACACCGGCTGTGCGACCCGACGACGTCCTTTCCGCCTTCCGCGCGGTAGCCGACTTCGCGCCTCCGTCACCACCCCGAGTGACGCGCCTGGCGCAGGGGCTGCTCGACGCGGACGACGGATCGGTGACCGACCCACTGGTCCCCGACCGGGACGCCGCCGGCGCCTGA
- a CDS encoding ribonuclease E/G: protein MASNEETPAATDDAGRGGEAVESPASSGPRHVVPDTAAGAGDQPSSGPTPDPGATTTPVGDLSAAARSETSTEAVPNSAAPQPNSAAEEPNRAAENRTAPVTVASDEPVAVPDAAQSSPGTASADAPVPDPEAPAPTTRRRATRTRTAKKAVASDEAATDTDSEADATSGTAAPVKRVRAPRKRTAAKRVAATEENASPADAETAAVIAAVSGTEVEPAAPAAAGTSADQNADQADDTADALFAEPVAPAKKTTRRRSSRKASAPATRAAEPLEASEAGPQGETDETGIAPAGTESLDTEPLSTEPLDTEQPPARAGRGSRRATAAQGSTRANGATRPDTSASTPDASATGTTAPDVTTTSAGTATDPATTADEPAPAASPVTQPFSAQPETGETTAARSRPRTRVRSAAERAADAAAEEEARANQATEADQADEQVAPTRPAGIMPIFQAPEPAARRSRRAASRPAGPPKPVELTKDEEADEILSAQDAAEEATGLLEGPAADAAENDDATSSAADLTDEELDELDGTEEAEEADEADDDNEDGEEGDEQEEAVTPRRRRRRGGRGRRGRSRGDAAEPAETTADAGEQAAAPEVADEAEEPEESDDESDGGEEAGESTGSRRRRRRRRRGSGGTDGEVTVDDGGTTVVTKVRESRESRRSSGGTSSDDVTSVRGSTRLEAKKQRRREGREAGRRRTILTEAEFLARRESVERTMVVRERDGRTQIGVLEDGVLVEHYVARKTQTSTVGNVYLGRVQNVLPSMEAAFVDIGKGRNAVLYAGEVNWDAAGMDGQPRRIEHALHAGDSVLVQVTKDPIGHKGARLTSQISMPGRYLVYVPDGSMTGISRKLPDTERTRLKKILREVVPDNAGVIVRTAAEGASDEELERDVQRLQAQWEDIHAKVSSANAPAMLYGEPDLAIKVVRDVFNEDFSKLIISGDEAWETLHGYIQHVAPDLVERLQHWDGEKDVFAKYRIDEQLAKGLDRKVWLPSGGSLVIDRTEAMTVIDVNTGKFTGAGGNLEETVTKNNLEAAEEVVHQLRLRDIGGIIVVDFIDMVLESNRDLVLRRLLECLGRDRTRHQVAEVTSLGLVQMTRKRVGQGLLEVFSETCEHCGGRGLIMHDEPVEKKQQENGNGGGGGGRKGRNNHQH, encoded by the coding sequence GTGGCGAGCAACGAAGAAACACCTGCGGCGACGGATGACGCAGGACGCGGCGGTGAGGCGGTCGAGAGTCCGGCCTCGTCCGGTCCGCGTCACGTCGTTCCGGACACCGCAGCGGGGGCCGGCGACCAGCCGTCCTCGGGTCCGACGCCCGATCCGGGTGCGACCACCACGCCGGTCGGCGACCTGAGCGCCGCCGCCCGGTCGGAGACGAGCACCGAGGCCGTGCCGAACAGCGCGGCCCCGCAGCCGAACAGCGCCGCCGAGGAGCCGAACCGCGCCGCCGAGAACCGGACGGCGCCGGTCACCGTGGCCTCCGACGAGCCCGTCGCCGTGCCCGACGCCGCGCAGAGCAGCCCGGGCACCGCGTCGGCCGACGCCCCGGTGCCCGATCCGGAGGCCCCGGCGCCCACCACGCGGCGCCGTGCCACCCGCACCCGCACCGCCAAGAAGGCCGTGGCCTCCGACGAGGCCGCGACCGACACCGACAGCGAGGCCGACGCCACATCCGGGACGGCGGCCCCGGTCAAGCGGGTCCGTGCGCCGCGCAAGCGCACCGCCGCCAAGCGCGTGGCCGCGACCGAGGAGAACGCGTCCCCGGCCGACGCCGAGACCGCCGCGGTGATCGCGGCCGTGTCCGGCACCGAGGTCGAGCCGGCCGCCCCGGCCGCTGCCGGGACGAGCGCCGACCAGAACGCCGACCAGGCCGACGACACCGCGGACGCCCTGTTCGCCGAGCCCGTCGCCCCGGCCAAGAAGACGACCCGCCGCCGCAGCTCCCGCAAGGCGAGCGCCCCGGCGACCCGCGCCGCCGAACCGCTCGAGGCGTCCGAGGCCGGCCCGCAGGGTGAGACCGACGAGACGGGCATCGCCCCGGCGGGCACCGAGTCGCTGGACACCGAGCCGCTGAGCACCGAGCCGCTGGACACCGAGCAGCCCCCGGCCCGCGCCGGCCGGGGCAGCCGTCGCGCCACCGCCGCCCAGGGCAGCACCCGCGCGAACGGCGCCACCCGCCCCGACACGTCCGCAAGCACCCCCGACGCGAGCGCGACGGGCACCACCGCGCCCGACGTGACCACCACGTCCGCCGGCACCGCGACCGACCCGGCCACCACCGCGGACGAGCCGGCGCCCGCCGCGTCGCCCGTGACCCAGCCCTTCTCCGCGCAGCCCGAGACCGGCGAGACCACCGCTGCCCGCAGCCGCCCGCGCACCCGCGTGCGCTCGGCCGCCGAGCGGGCCGCCGACGCCGCCGCCGAGGAAGAAGCCCGCGCCAACCAGGCCACCGAGGCCGACCAGGCCGACGAGCAGGTGGCCCCCACCCGCCCCGCCGGCATCATGCCGATCTTCCAGGCCCCCGAGCCGGCTGCCCGCCGCAGCCGCCGGGCCGCCTCCCGCCCGGCCGGCCCGCCGAAGCCGGTCGAGCTCACCAAGGACGAGGAAGCCGACGAGATCCTCTCCGCGCAGGACGCCGCCGAGGAGGCCACCGGCCTGCTCGAGGGCCCGGCCGCGGACGCCGCCGAGAACGACGACGCGACCTCGTCCGCCGCTGACCTCACCGACGAGGAGCTCGACGAGCTCGACGGCACCGAGGAAGCCGAAGAGGCGGACGAGGCCGACGACGACAACGAAGACGGTGAGGAGGGTGACGAGCAGGAAGAGGCCGTCACCCCGCGTCGCCGTCGCCGCCGGGGTGGCCGTGGCCGCCGGGGCCGCAGCCGGGGTGACGCGGCCGAGCCCGCCGAGACCACGGCCGATGCCGGTGAGCAGGCCGCCGCTCCCGAGGTCGCGGACGAGGCTGAGGAGCCGGAGGAGTCCGACGACGAGTCCGACGGTGGCGAGGAGGCCGGTGAGTCGACGGGCAGCCGTCGTCGCCGTCGTCGTCGCCGCCGTGGTTCGGGCGGCACCGACGGTGAGGTGACCGTCGACGACGGTGGCACCACTGTCGTCACCAAGGTGCGCGAGAGCCGTGAGAGCCGCCGCAGCAGCGGCGGCACCAGCAGCGACGACGTCACGTCGGTGCGCGGTTCCACCCGTCTCGAGGCCAAGAAGCAGCGTCGCCGCGAGGGTCGCGAGGCCGGTCGCCGCCGCACGATCCTGACCGAGGCCGAGTTCCTGGCCCGCCGGGAGAGCGTCGAGCGCACGATGGTGGTGCGCGAGCGCGACGGCCGCACCCAGATCGGTGTGCTCGAAGACGGCGTGCTGGTCGAGCACTACGTGGCCCGCAAGACGCAGACCTCCACGGTCGGCAACGTGTACCTGGGCCGGGTGCAGAACGTGCTCCCGAGCATGGAGGCCGCGTTCGTCGACATCGGCAAGGGCCGCAACGCCGTGCTCTACGCCGGTGAGGTCAACTGGGACGCCGCGGGCATGGACGGCCAGCCGCGTCGCATCGAGCACGCGCTGCACGCCGGCGACTCGGTGCTCGTGCAGGTCACCAAAGACCCGATCGGTCACAAGGGCGCCCGCCTGACCAGCCAGATCTCGATGCCCGGCCGCTACCTGGTGTACGTGCCCGACGGCTCGATGACCGGCATCAGCCGCAAGCTGCCCGACACCGAGCGCACCCGCCTGAAGAAGATCCTGCGCGAGGTCGTGCCCGACAACGCGGGCGTGATCGTGCGCACCGCGGCGGAGGGCGCGAGCGACGAGGAGCTCGAGCGCGACGTGCAGCGCCTGCAGGCGCAGTGGGAGGACATCCACGCGAAGGTGTCGTCCGCGAACGCCCCGGCCATGCTCTACGGCGAGCCGGACCTGGCGATCAAGGTCGTGCGTGACGTCTTCAACGAGGACTTCAGCAAGCTGATCATCTCCGGTGACGAGGCCTGGGAGACCCTGCACGGGTACATCCAGCACGTCGCCCCCGACCTGGTCGAGCGTCTGCAGCACTGGGACGGCGAGAAGGACGTCTTCGCCAAGTACCGCATCGACGAGCAGCTGGCCAAGGGGCTCGATCGCAAGGTCTGGCTGCCCTCGGGCGGTTCGCTGGTCATCGACCGCACCGAGGCGATGACGGTGATCGACGTCAACACCGGCAAGTTCACCGGTGCGGGCGGCAACCTCGAAGAGACCGTCACGAAGAACAACCTCGAGGCGGCCGAGGAGGTCGTGCACCAGCTCCGGCTGCGCGACATCGGCGGCATCATCGTGGTCGACTTCATCGACATGGTGCTCGAGAGCAACCGTGACCTGGTGCTGCGTCGGCTGCTCGAGTGCCTGGGCCGCGACCGCACGCGTCACCAGGTCGCCGAGGTCACCTCGCTCGGCCTGGTGCAGATGACCCGTAAGCGCGTCGGGCAGGGCCTGCTCGAGGTGTTCAGCGAGACCTGTGAGCACTGCGGCGGGCGAGGGCTGATCATGCACGACGAGCCGGTCGAGAAGAAGCAGCAGGAGAACGGCAACGGCGGCGGCGGTGGCGGCCGTAAGGGCCGTAACAACCATCAGCACTGA